The following proteins come from a genomic window of Panicum hallii strain FIL2 chromosome 8, PHallii_v3.1, whole genome shotgun sequence:
- the LOC112902260 gene encoding uncharacterized protein LOC112902260: MEEEGGQGEPLLAAQAGAAAAMDSDGAGSVVPWMARVVFIFLTFNSAMAVNRSNGYRADVAFVVSSYACLMALFLCLRLFERPPPGSATRGMVTTTVLAVISSFKVAGIMPVPVQLLVWGMAVAPVVGGFYAFFVYWKKRKDQTERGFVLATLRSQSPEADLRDAARSGARLIADSGATRHAVGDISLLEGFQPYSPPLVATQADGSYLRILGTGRIQRGNFSIPNVSLVEGLRDGLISTPQLDTDHGLISCFGNGICRIMETDGTEVGGAILEGDGSYVLRFLNVAAPAQVQ, encoded by the exons ATGGAAGAAGAGGGAGGACAGGGTGAACCCCTGCTCGCCGCTCAGGCGGGCGCAGCGGCGGCGATGGACTCTGACGGAGCCGGCAGCGTCGTCCCTTGGATGGCGCGTGTGgtcttcatcttcctcaccttcaACTCGGCCATGGCCGTCAACCGGTCTAACGGCTACCGAGCTGATGTCGCCTTTGTGGTGTCCAGCTACGCGTGCCTCATGGCCCTTTTCCTCTGTCTGCGGCTGTTCGAGAGACCGCCGCCAGGATCCGCCACCAGAGGGATGGTGACGACGACGGTGCTCGCCGTCATTTCTTCCTTCAAGGTCGCGGGCATCATGCCCGTCCCGGTGCAGCTACTGGTGTGGGGAATGGCCGTCGCCCCCGTCGTCGGCGGGTTCTACGCGTTCTTCGTTTACTGGAAAAAACGGAAG GATCAGACAGAGAGGGGCTTTGTGCTGGCGACCTTAAGATCGCAGTCGCCTGAGGCGGACCTGCGCGACGCTGCACGGTCCGGAGCACGTTTGATCGCGGACTCCGGCGCGACCAGGCACGCCGTCGGCGACATCTCGCTCCTAGAGGGCTTCCAGCCCTACAGCCCCCCCTTGGTGGCGACGCAGGCAGATGGGAGCTACCTGCGCATCCTCGGCACTGGGCGCATACAGAGGGGCAACTTCAGCATCCCCAACGTGTCCCTCGTCGAGGGGCTGCGAGACGGCCTCATCTCGACACCCCAGCTAGATACTGACCACGGCCTGATTTCCTGTTTCGGCAACGGAATATGCAGAATTATGGAGACCGACGGCACCGAGGTCGGGGGCGCCATTCTTGAGGGGGATGGTTCCTACGTGCTCCGCTTCCTCAATGTCGCAGCACCAGCTCAGGTGCAATAA
- the LOC112903475 gene encoding uncharacterized protein DDB_G0286299-like, giving the protein MRPHLLSLALLLAATATVPLASAVCVSRYEKAERKTLAVDEYAPTTKKVDEKPKEEKPYDYEEATSAKASTAEEAEAASTSTSDEKPDKYEESSASPEKVKKEKSKEKGKSDDWDVSAFLKKKKKEKEKKHADLDDSLASPKKEKSDDSDESSSSSSSKKKKKKKEEEEEDKSDGSDDYVSPKKEKNKSDDSYDDDASSKKEKKEKKTKKKEKSKEEKPDEDATPVDVSTNGEYVPPKEDKGDGDASSQPMGGMDAPDELPAAAKSSASSDAYASPTQPMGGMDSPDELPPSAKSSASSQPMGGMDSPDELPPSAKSSASSQPMGGMDSPDELPPSAKSSASSQPMGGMDSPDELPPSAKSSASKDPYAGQPTDPAKSSLSMESFGGMIKTTPPNINMLNPVIKRVCSRTTYPYDCEASIASLHGNAMPAQPGDGEGVLRLAMEAVREKVIVAMNAATDRMNTPGIEVTTKEALDDCTQSYSDIKSSLENVDAALKRGDMATARTNLDSVETDVTTCDEGFNERGTPSVMTDHDKELQKLASDLISIGATAIRH; this is encoded by the coding sequence ATGAGGCCGCACCTCCTCAGCCTCGCCCTGCTCCTGGCCGCCACGGCCACCGTGCCCCTAGCCTCAGCGGTGTGTGTCTCGCGGTACGAGAAGGCCGAAAGGAAGACATTGGCCGTCGATGAGTATGCACCTACTACTAAGAAGGTTGACGAGAAGCCCAAGGAGGAGAAGCCCTATGACTATGAGGAAGCCACCTCAGCTAAGGCCTCCACCGCCGAAGAAGCTgaagcagccagcacctccacATCGGATGAGAAACCCGACAAATACGAGGAGTCTTCAGCATCTCCAGAGAAGGTAAAGAAGGAGAAATCCAAAGAGAAGGGGAAATCTGATGATTGGGATGTATCTGCGTTTctcaagaagaaaaagaaggagaaggaaaagaagcaTGCTGATTTGGATGACTCTTTGGCATCTCCCAAGAAGGAGAAATCCGATGATTCTGACgaatcctcctcctcctcgtcttccaagaagaagaagaagaagaaggaggaggaggaggaggacaagTCTGACGGTTCCGACGATTACGTATCTCCTAAGAAGGAAAAGAACAAGTCTGATGACTCATACGATGATGATGCATCGTctaagaaggaaaagaaggagaaaAAAACCAAGAAAAAGGAGAAATCCAAGGAGGAGAAACCTGATGAGGATGCCACGCCCGTCGACGTCTCCACGAACGGGGAGTACGTACCCCCCAAGGAGGACAAAGGCGATGGGGATGCAAGCAGCCAGCCCATGGGCGGCATGGATGCTCCCGACGAGCTCCCGGCCGCTGCCAAGAGCTCCGCCTCCTCCGATGCGTACGCATCCCCTACGCAGCCCATGGGGGGCATGGACTCTCCCGACGAGCTTCCACCATCGGCCAAGAGCTCCGCCAGCAGCCAGCCCATGGGGGGCATGGACTCTCCCGACGAGCTTCCACCATCGGCCAAGAGCTCCGCCAGCAGCCAGCCCATGGGGGGCATGGACTCTCCCGACGAGCTTCCACCATCGGCCAAGAGCTCCGCCAGCAGCCAGCCCATGGGGGGCATGGACTCTCCCGACGAGCTTCCTCCGTCGGCCAAGAGCTCCGCCTCCAAAGATCCGTACGCCGGCCAGCCCACCGACCCGGCGAAGTCGTCGCTATCGATGGAGTCCTTCGGGGGAATGATCAAGACGACGCCGCCGAACATTAATATGCTGAACCCGGTGATCAAGCGCGTGTGCAGCAGGACGACGTACCCGTACGACTGCGAGGCGTCGATCGCGAGCCTCCACGGCAACGCGATGCCGGCGCAGCCAGGCGACGGCGAGGGCGTGCTGCGGCTGGCGATGGAGGCGGTGCGGGAGAAGGTCATCGTGGCGATGAACGCGGCGACGGACCGGATGAACACGCCGGGGATTGAGGTGACGACCAAGGAGGCGCTCGACGACTGCACCCAGTCCTACAGCGACATCAAGTCGAGCCTGGAGAACGTGGACGCTGCGCTCAAGCGCGGCGACATGGCCACGGCGCGCACCAACCTCGACTCGGTGGAGACTGACGTGACCACCTGCGACGAAGGCTTCAACGAGCGCGGCACCCCGTCGGTCATGACCGACCATGACaaggagctccagaagctcgCCAGCGACCTCATATCCATCGGCGCCACCGCCATCCGCCACTAG
- the LOC112902259 gene encoding probable serine/threonine-protein kinase DDB_G0267686, whose translation MAAEELVRKIRELEEGQAELKREISKLVPENQSAQPNSLRRPPPPQQPSPARRALASLPSSSSRLAQRVGRVGLTDRQHIRALHALGQAVHIIAPGGKLLYWNRYAEQMYGYSTSEAVGHDAVELLVHPDDVDAANNIIGNIFMGKCWRGKFPVKKKSGERFFIVANNTPLYDDDGSLVGLICLSVDTRTLEDILGPSTSLKSYSHRAKPRYQVNNQPKCSSLNKIPFDTQQPLQSSIASKITTLATKVTSRVRSRIKTGQNCSEQYGGISESQYSEDASKEEPTSSGTNTPRYVLHDGFVKGENSPGKSSKTSSDDSVEGDERLYKITSKAEELFSKKGISWPWKGYEHNGLGKSQMNPPQFHEKQENDQVHQGGPESIVIPDYQDCESAQENKYEVTGSWWSFNNDSLSSMGSSVSTNSSAIERVDHEGDCLDYEILWEDLVIGEQVGQGSCGTVYHGQWFGSDVAVKVFSKQEYSEEMIDTFRQEVSLMKKLRHPNTILFMGAVASPERLCILTEFLPRGSLFRLLQKKTAKLDPRRRVHMAIDIARGMNYLHHCSPPIVHRDLKSSNLLVDKNWTVKVADFGLSRLKLETFLRTKSGKGTPQWMAPEVLRNEPSDEKSDVYSYGVILWELVTQKIPWDNLNTMQVIGAVGFMDQRLDIPSDADPQWASMIENCWDSDPRKRPSFLELLDRLRDLQKQYSLQAQMQRASADALLKGGAKMNVEDC comes from the exons ATGGCAGCGGAGGAGCTCGTGAGGAAGATACGGGAGCTGGAGGAGGGCCAGGCCGAGCTCAAGCGGGAGATTTCCAAGCTCGTGCCGGAGAACCAGAGCGCGCAGCCCAACTCGTtgcgccgcccgcctccgccgcagcAGCCTTCGCCGGCGCGGCGCGCCCTCGCCTCGCTCCCTTCCTCGTCCTCGCGGCTGGCTCAGCGAGTGGGCCGCGTCGGGCTCACCGACAGGCAGCACATCAGGGCCCTGCACGCGCTGGGCCAGGCCGTGCATATCATTGCCCCCGGCGGGAAGCTCCTGTACTG GAACCGTTATGCCGAGCAAATGTATGGCTATTCTACATCAGAAGCAGTTGGTCATGATGCTGTTGAACTATTGGTTCATCCTGATGATGTCGATGCAGCAAACAATATAATTGGCAATATATTTATGGGGAAATGTTGGAGAGGGAAGTTTCCTGTTAAAAAGAAGTCAGGAGAACGTTTTTTCATTGTGGCCAATAACACTCCTTTGTATGACGATGATGGTAGCTTGGTGGGCCTCATTTGTCTCTCAGTAGATACACGGACATTGGAGGATATACTGGGCCCTTCAACTTCACTAAAATCGTATTCACATCGAGCAAAGCCACGTTATCAAGTCAACAATCAGCCTAAATGTAGTTCGTTAAACAAAATTCCTTTTGATACACAGCAACCTCTGCAATCTTCTATCGCCTCCAAGATAACAACTTTG GCTACCAAGGTTACAAGTAGAGTTCGTTCTCGGATCAAGACAGGTCAAAACTGCAGTGAACAGTATGGTGGCATCTCTGAGAGTCAATACTCTGAAGATGCTTCCAAGGAAGAACCGACATCTAGTGGAACAAACACCCCAAGATATGTACTGCATGATGGCTTTGTTAAAGGAGAGAATTCCCCTGGGAAGTCAAGCAAAACAAGTAGTGATGACTCAGTAGAAGGAGATGAAAGGCTTTACAAGATTACTTCAAAGGCGGAGGAATTATTTTCCAAGAAGGGGATATCATGGCCTTGGAAAGGCTATGAACATAATGGTTTGGGCAAGAGTCAGATGAACCCACCACAGTTTCATGAGAAGCAAGAGAACGACCAGGTACATCAGGGCGGTCCAGAGTCAATTGTAATTCCAGACTACCAAGATTGTGAGAGCGCCCAGGAAAACAAATATGAAGTAACAGGTTCCTGGTGGTCTTTCAACAATGACAGCTTGAGTAGTATGGGTAGCAGTGTTAGTACTAATAGCAGTGCTATTGAGAGAGTAGATCATGAAGGGGATTGTCTAGATTATGAGATTCTGTGGGAAGACCTTGTAATTGGAGAACAAGTAGGTCAAG GTTCTTGCGGAACAGTGTATCATGGTCAGTGGTTTGGCTCG GATGTGGCAGTTAAAGTATTCTCTAAGCAGGAATATTCAGAAGAAATGATAGATACCTTCAGACAAGAG GTATCACTGATGAAGAAACTACGCCATCCAAATACTATACTCTTCATGGGTGCAGTTGCATCTCCAGAACGACTTTGTATACTCACGGAATTTCTTCCACG AGGGAGTTTATTCCGCTTACTTCAGAAGAAAACCGCGAAGCTGGACCCAAGACGGCGAGTTCACATGGCTATAGACATT GCAAGGGGCATGAATTATCTTCACCATTGCAGTCCTCCTATTGTTCACCGTGATTTAAAATCGTCGAATTTGTTGGTTGACAAGAACTGGACTGTAAAG GTCGCTGACTTTGGTCTTTCACGTCTGAAACTTGAAACATTTCTGCGAACAAAATCTGGAAAAGGAACA CCCCAATGGATGGCTCCGGAGGTGTTACGTAATGAACCTTCAGATGAAAA GTCTGATGTATACAGCTATGGAGTTATTCTGTGGGAACTTGTTACTCAGAAGATACCCTGGGATAATCTCAATACAATGCAG GTTATTGGAGCTGTTGGTTTCATGGATCAGAGGTTGGACATTCCAAGTGATGCAGATCCTCAGTGGGCATCGATGATTGAGAATTGTTGGGATAG CGACCCACGAAAACGCCCTTCGTTCCTAGAGCTCCTGGACAGGCTTAGGGATCTGCAGAAGCAGTACAGCCTCCAGGCTCAGATGCAGCGTGCGTCTGCAGATGCTCTGCTGAAAGGTGGTGCGAAGATGAACGTTGAAGATTGCTAG
- the LOC112903404 gene encoding uncharacterized protein LOC112903404 — protein MPFEFGKPMLGDRALEEAGICARTLHKWYLTMCSKGRSKDQLSMTFTDDALVRTGDGPNNNALNVKDLFDLFNFRPMDIALVKFYELYLCRAKQVSPPKDFAFLDPAGVSTGSPDDIVGYISNALTKMRGKKYLMIPFNKRDHWILIVIVPLYSVALYLNSLPSLCIHDEISQLIKRAYDQYLKRIHWDTFGIEFKQRYNVECHQQGSTDLCGFYVCHHMRLIMEKLEGNPEDFKLPSRQLTNHELSCVREELSLFINTEVIDTRGLYHPRSLDLE, from the exons ATGCCTTTCGAGTTTGGTAAACCGATGCTCGGTGATCGTGCATTGGAAGAGGCTGGAATTTGCGCACGTACACTCCATAAATGGTACTTGACAATGTGCTCAAAAGGGAGGAGCAAGGACCAGCTCTCTATGACGTTCACGGATGATGCACTTGTTCGTACTGGCGACGGGCCCAATAATAATGCGTTGAACGTCAAAGACCTGTTCGATCTTTTCAATTTTCGTCCCATGGACATCGCGCTGGTGAAGTTCTATGAACT ATACCTGTGCCGGGCAAAACAAGTTTCTCCACCAAAAGATTTTGCTTTTCTTGACCCAGCTGGTGTGAGTACGGGCTCTCCAGATGACATAGTAGGCTACATATCAAACGCTCTAACAAAAATGAGGGGCAAGAAATACTTGATGATACCCTTTAACAAACGAGATCACTGGATTTTAATTGTTATTGTTCCTCTTTATAGCGTTGCCTTGTACCTTAATTCGTTGCCATCTCTTTGTATCCACGATGAAATAAGCCAGTTGATCAAGAG GGCATACGACCAGTACCTAAAAAGAATTCATTGGGATACTTTTGGCATAGAATTCAAGCAGAGGTACAACGTTGAG TGCCATCAACAAGGTTCTACCGACCTTTGTGGTTTCTACGTTTGCCATCATATGCGGCTTATAATGGAGAAATTGGAGGGCAATCCTGAG GATTTTAAACTTCCATCTCGTCAACTTACCAACCATGAACTCAGTTGTGTTCGAGAAGAGCTGTCTCTGTTCATCAACACTGAAGTGATTGATACACGCGGGCTGTACCATCCCCGTTCCCTCGACCTCGAGTGA
- the LOC112902261 gene encoding uncharacterized protein LOC112902261, with product MAGGVDDERASDKDRRGHSATQSFLSLFFLALRELTLVHHQLAMASPPARSFFPSYCFLERLFLFLQLLGARPPVHDGYTNDAFPSPRNGDPNQGIIQVSETCAAALEQEGETTVRQDSPGPERRSQQRSHGCISQLNMGSGPLAEPRLILDSGATNHAVGDISLLSSVRMVTPSGIASAYIRIRDGRQLPVAGVGTICRDGFHLPEVLYVPGFCAGVILVSVSKLSERGYIIMFGRGQCHVQDQSSGDVVGKGQLRGEDGLYHLEYLKIPPDGSTVPPNGHLHCHPAIS from the exons ATGGCCGGCGGAGTCGACGATGAGCGAGCTAGTGACAAGGACAGACGGGGGCACTCAGCCACCCAATCcttcctttccctcttcttcttggCACTAAGGGAACTCACTCTTGTTCACCATCAGCTCGCCATGGCGTCGCCGCCTGCTCGTTCCTTCTTCCCCTCTTACTGCTTCTTGGAGAGGCTCTTCCTATTCCTACAGCTCCTCGGCGCTCGACCACCGGTGCACGACGGCTACACCAACGACGCCTTCCCGTCTCCCAG AAATGGGGACCCAAATCAAGGGATTATACAAGTCTCGGAAACCTGCGCTGCAGCATTAGAGCAAGAGGGCGAAACGACGGTGCGGCAAGACAGTCCCGGCCCGGAAAGGCGATCCCAGCAGCGTAGCCATGGGTGCATCTCGCAGCTCAACATGGGGTCCGGGCCGTTGGCTGAGCCTCGTCTCATCTTGGATTCAGGAGCCACCAACCACGCCGTCGGCGACATCTCTCTCCTGTCGTCGGTCAGAATGGTCACTCCATCAGGCATCGCCTCCGCTTACATACGTATACGCGATGGGAGGCAGCTACCCGTCGCAGGGGTCGGCACCATATGCCGGGACGGCTTCCATCTCCCCGAAGTCCTCTACGTCCCTGGTTTCTGCGCCGGAGTCATCCTGGTCTCCGTGTCGAAGCTATCAGAACGCGGCTACATCATCATGTTCGGCCGCGGCCAGTGCCATGTCCAGGACCAGAGCAGCGGCGACGTGGTGGGGAAAGGTCAGCTGCGCGGCGAAGATGGCCTGTACCACCTCGAGTACCTCAAGATCCCGCCCGATGGTAGCACGGTTCCACCAAATGGCCATCTACACTGTCATCCCGCCATTTCATGA